Genomic segment of Kibdelosporangium phytohabitans:
CGGTCAGCAGCAGCGGCACGTCGTACTTGTCGCGCGGCAGGTCCAGCCTGTCCTCTTCGGCGGCGCCGACCAGGCACATCCCGGCCAGCCCACGCCACACCTGCGGAGCGGTGTGGTCCATCCGGTGGTCGTGATACCACAGCGTGGCCGCGCGTTGACTCATGGGATACGTGTACGTCTTGGCAGCAGCGGGTTTCACGAGGTCCGTCGGGTAGCCGTCGGACTCCGGCGGCGTCACACCGCCGTGCAGGTGCGTCGAGGCCGGCACGCCGAGCTCGTTGCGCACCTCGACCACAGCCTTGCTTCCTCGTCGCAAGGGGAACGTCGGACCGGGAAACATCCCGTCATACCCCCAGATCCTGGTCCGGGCGCCGGGAAGGATCTCCGCGTCCGCGGTCCGCTGCACCAACGTGTAGTACTCGACGTCACCGTCCACCTTGGTCGGTCGTGCGGCCAGCGGGATCGGCAGCGGCACGGCGAACGGTTGCGGCAACGGTCTGCGGCTGCGCAGCAACCCGTTGTTCCCAGCACCGCCGCGCCTGCCAGCAGCCCGAGAAATCCCCTCCGCGACCTCACGCCAACTCCGCACGACAGGAGAAGGTCATCGTGGCCAACGCGACAGCCGCGCCGAACAGCAACACCCCAGCGGGATGTGCAGTTGCAGGCCGCGCGTAACACCCAGATCCACGATTGCTTCTTCGCGACCACAGATCCTGCGGCTCGCGGACGGCCGAGCCATCTCGCGGCGGGCGTCTTCCGGAGGTACTCCCGTGGAGGTACGCGGCCGCGTTCATACGACTCTCGAAGTACAGTCAACGACCCGCTTGCCCGGATAGTCTGCGCAGGTGAGCAGCTATCGGCGATGGGCAGAGGACGGTGGTGTGGCCCTTGCCGTCGCGGCGCTGCTGATCGCCTTGATCGAGACGTCGCCGACGCACGTGAGCGTCACCACGTACACGCTCGCGCTGAGCAGTTCGCTGGCGATCACGCTGCGTCGCCGTTTCCCCGTGACCGTCCTGCTGTTCTGCCTGACGTGCACGGTGAACGTGTACATCATCGACCGGCCCGACATCCCCATCGAGCTCCCGTTGCTGTGCGCGTTGTTCTCGGCGATGCGTTACGGCCACCGCTTGATCGGCATCACCAGCGGTGCCGGGTATCTGCTGTCGATGGTGGTGATGAACGTCTTCATCCTGCCGGGGCATCCAGCGCGCGAGGAGATCCAGGACCGGATCATGCTGCTCGGCTGGTTCGTCGCGGCCATGATCCTTGGCGAGGCGGCCCGGCTGCGTGAGAAGCGCGCGGCCGAGCAGGTGCGCAATCAGGAGGAGACGATGCGCCGCCAGGCGGGCGAGGAGCGGCTGCGCATCGCCCGCGAGTTGCATGATTCCCTGACACACAGCATTTCGGTGATCAAGCTGCACGCCGGGGTGGCGGTGCACTTGGCGCGGAAACGGGGCGAGGAGGTGCCAGAGTCGTTGCTCGCGATCCAGGAGGCAAGCGGGGACGCGGTGCGTGAGCTCAGGGCGACACTCGGTGTGTTGCGTGGGACGCCGGATGACAACGGCCTCGATCGGCTCACCGACCTGATCGAACGCGCGCGGGGCACGGGGTTGCCCGTGCGGCTGACGATCACCGGGAGGCAACGGCGGTTGCCCACGGAGATCGACCGCGCCGCTTACCGGATCGTGCAGGAGGCGTTGACCAACGTGACCCGGCACGCCGAAGCGGATTCCGTCGACGTCCAGCTGGACTTCGACCCGCGGCTGCTGACCGTGCAGGTCGACGACGACGGCAAGGCGACCCCGGCGGCGTTGCCGGTTCCCGGGGTCGGGCTGATCGGGATGCGTGAGCGGATCACCGCGCTGGGCGGCTCGATGTCCGCGCGGCCACGGGAGAACGGTGGTTTCCGGGTACGAGCGGAGTTGCCGGTCCCATGATCCGTGTACTGCTTGTGGACGACCAGGCGTTGATCCGGGCCGGTTTCCAGGCCTTGCTCAGCGCGGAGGACGACATCACGGTCGTCGCCGACGCGTCCGACGGCGCGCAGGGTGTCTCGCTGGCGCGACAACACCGGCCGGACGTGGTGCTGCTCGACGTGCAGATGCCCGTGATGGACGGGATCGAGGCGACGCGGCAGATCGCGTCGGACCCGGCGCTGGCCGACGTGCACGTGGTCATGGTGACCAACTACGGCTTCGATGAATACGTCTTCAACGCCTTACGGGCAGGCGCGAGCGGGTTCCTCGTGAAGGACACCGAGCCCGCGGATCTGATCGCCGCGGTGCGTGTCGCGGCCCGCGGCGAGGCGTTGCTGTCGCCCGGCATCACCCGGCGGCTGATCAGCGAGTTCGTGTCCCGCGCGCCGCTGCCCGGCCCGGTTGTCGGCCTTGACCAGCTGACCAACCGGGAGAAGGAAGTGATGACGCTGGTCGCCAAGGGGCTGACCAACGAGGAGATCGCCAACCAGATGGTGATCAGCCCGGCGACCGCCAAGACCCACGTCAGCCGCGCGATGGTGAAGCTGCGTGCGCGGGACCGGGCCCAGCTGGTCGTCTTCGCCTACGAGTCGGGCCTGGTCAGGGTGACCTGACGCAGGCCGTTGACCAGGTCGCCGAGTGCGGTGGCCAGGTCGGTGCGCTGCTGCCGCGTCAGCACGGCCACCAGCGTTTCCTCGTGTTCGAGCAGTTCACGCACGGTCGACTCGATCAGCTCGTGACCGGCTGGGGTGAGCGTGACGGCGACAGCGCGGCGTGACGCCGTGGACTTCGAGCGGGTCACCAGGCCCGCGTCCTCGGCGCGGGCGACTCGCTGCGACACGGCGCCGGCTGTGACGAATGTGCGCTCGGCGATCTGGCGCGTGGTCAGCGTGTAGGGATCGCCCGCACGACGCAGCGTGCTGAGCAGGTCCAGCGTGGCGGGCTCCACGCGCAGGCGGCGCAGCGTCCGCATGCGCTCGTCCGCGAGCAGCTTCGCCACCTGCCACAACGGGGTGATGATCTCGATCGACCCGGCTGAGACGCCGGGCAGCTCCCGGCGCCAGGCCTGCGCCACGGCGGCGGCGCTGGCCTCGGGGGGCATGTCGAACGGATAGCCGTCCCTGACACCGGTCACCGCGATCTCCTGTACATTTAGATCTAAACGTTTAGAGCTAAATGTACAGGAGGGGAACCCGTGACCCGAATCGTGGTCGTGACCGGCGGCAGCAAGGGCATCGGCCGGGCGGTCGCCGAACGTTTCGCCAAAGCCGGGGACGACGTCGTGATCACCGGGCGGGACGAGACCGCGCTGGCCGACGCCGCGCGTGAACTCGGTGTCCGCGCGGTGCGCGGCGACGTCACCTCGCCCGGTGACATCCGGGCGCTGGCCGAGCAGGTCGGCGAACGAGTCGACGTGCTGGTCAACATGGCGGGCGGGAACACCGACTTCCGCCGCCCCGCAACCGGACCGGCCCTGGAGGAGATCGCCGCCGCCTGGCAGGCCAACCTCGACGCCAACCTGCTCGGCACCGTCTTCACCACCACCGCGCTGCTGCCCGCGATCTCCAACGGCGGCGCGATCGTCAACGTCGGCTCGATTGCCGCCGAGTACGCCGGACACGCCTACGGCGCGGCGAAAGCCGCCGTCCAGGCGTGGACGGCCGGGCTCTCGGCGGAAGTCGGGCCGAGGGGCGTCACCGCCAACACGGTGTCGCCCGGCTACATCGCCGAAACGGAGTTCTTCAACGGACAACTCAGCGACGACCGCATAACCCAGCTGATCGACGCCACGCACGACAAGCGCGCCGGCGTGCCCGACGATGTGGCCGCGACCGTGGAATTCCTCGCGTCACCAGGAGCACGGCACATCACCGGGCAGATCATCCACGTCAACGGGGGTGCGTACACCACCCGATGACTAGGGAGGGGTGACGACGAGGCACGCGTTGTGCCCGCCGAAACCGAAGGAGTTCGACAGGGCCGGACCGGGTGTGATCGGGCGTGGGCTGCCGTGCACCACGTCGATTTCCATGCCCGGTTCGAGCTCTTCGTGGTTCGCGGTCGGCGGGACCGTGGCGTTCTGCAACGTCAGCACCGTGGCGATCGCCTCGACGGCTCCCGCCGCGCCGATCAGGTGGCCGATCACGCCCTTGGTCGACGTGACCGGCGGGCCGCCGGGGCCGAAAACCTTCTGCAGGGCGTTGGCTTCGGCGCGGTCGTTCAACGGCGTCGACGTGCCGTGGGCGTTGACGTGCACGATGTCCGACGCTTGCAAACCCGCGTCGGTGATGGCCTGTGTCATCGCCGCCACCGCGGAAGCACCGTCGGGCAACGGCATCGACAGGTGGTACGCGTCCGCCGTGCACCCGTAGCCCGCCACGATGCCGTGGATCCGGGCGCCGCGTGCTTTGGCGTCCTCGAGGCGTTCCAGGACGACGAACCCCGCACCTTCGCCCATCACGAAGCCGTCGCGGTCCTTGTCGAACGGCCGGGAAGCCTTGCCGGGCGCGTCATGCCGGTTCGACACAGCGTTCAGCTTGCCGAACGCGGCCAACGTCAACGGGCTGACCGTGGATTCCGCGCCACCGGCCAACACCACGTCGGCCCGGTTGGTGCGCAGCATGAGGACTGCCTGGCCGATCGCGTCGACGCCTGCCGCGCAGGTCGTGGCGATGGTCATCGCCGGCCCCCGCCAGCCGAGTTTCATCGCCAGCGTGGCAGCCGCCGCGTTGGGCATGCTGACCAACGGCAGCAACGGATTCACCCGCTGCGGCCCGAACAGGTAGTAGTTGCGGGCATCCTTGTCCGTTGTCCGGCGGCCACCGACCGCGTTGCCGACCACCACGGCGGTCCGGCCCGGGTCGGGCGTCGGTGATCCGGCGTCGGCGAAGGCGGTCAGGCCAGCCGACACGCCGTACCACGCGAACGGGTCCATCCGGCGGGCTTCCTTGGCGGTGACCAGGTTCAGGTCCTCGATCCCGCGTACCGCGCAGCCGAAACGCGGCAAGTCGTTCTCGGCCGCGTCCTGCACGTCCAACGGCGCCGCCACCGACTTGCCCGCGAGCACGGTCGTCCAGAAGTCGTCCACTGTGGACCCTGCTGGGCTGACGACGCCCAGTCCGGTGATCGCGATCATGACAGCAGGCCCGTCTGCCGGGCGGCGCTGACGAACGCGTCGATCGCGAAGTCGATGTCCGCGCGGCTGTGCGCGGCGGTGATCGCGATCCGCAGCCTGGCCAGCCCCGGCGGCACGGCCGGGCTGATCACCGGCAGGCCGATCACCCCGGCCTTGCGCAGCGCGCTGGCGTAGTCCCACGCGTTCTGATCCGAGCCGACGATCAACGGCACGACCGCGGTCTCGCTGTCGGCCGTGTTGAAGCCGGCCTGCTTGACGATGTCACGGAAACGCGCCGACTCGCGCTGGGCGTAGGTCACGCGTTCCGGCTCGCGGTCCAGGATCCGCAGCGACTCCAGCGCCGCGCCGACCTGAGCGGGCGCGAGCGCCGCGGAGAACAGGAACGGCCGGGCGAAGCGCTTGACGTAGTCCATGAACGGCTTGGACCCGACGATCCAGCCGCCGTTGGCCGGGACCGCCTTGGACAGCGTGCCGACCTTGATGTCGGCCCGCACCTTGTACTCGAAGTGCTCCTCGATGCCGCGGCCGGTCGCGCCGATCACGCCGAGCGCGTGCGCCTCGTCGACCATCAGCAACGCGCCGTGCCGGTCGCACACCTCGCGCAGTTCGGGCAGCGGCGCGATGTCGCCGTCCATCGAGTACACGCTGTCGACGATCACCAGCCGCGTCCCGCCCGGCTCGGCCGCGGCCAGCCTGCGGTCGAGGTGACCGGGGTCGTTGTGCCGGAACCGGGTCAGCGTCGCACCGGTCAGCTGCGCACCATCCACAATGGACGCGTGGTCGAGCTTGTCGAGGAAGATCGTGTCGCCAGGACCGCACAGCGCGCCGATCGTGCCGACGTTGCCCGCGTATCCCGAGCTGAACACGAGCGCGCTCTCCCTGCCGAGGAAGTGCGCGACCTCCTCTTCGAGCTCCTCGTGCAACGGGATCGTGCCCGCCAGCGCGCGGACACCCGGAGTACCGGTTCCGTACTCGTCGATCGCGGCCTTCGCGGCGGCCACGACACGCGTGTCGCCGTTGAGGCCGATGTAGCCGTAGCCGGACATCATCAGCAGGCGCTCACCGTCCAGCATCACGTACGGGGTGTTGCCATCCGCTGTGTACGGCACGAAGTTGTTGCGGCGGCTGGAGTCCCACTCGAGCTGCCTGATCCGCTGGCCGACAGCTTCGATCTTCGGCTCGAGGTGCCGCCAGGCTTCCGGTGCGTTCACGGTGCGTCTCCTCACCCCACTGGACATCGCTCTGGACGCAGTTCTACGGCGACCCCCGCAAGCCCGGCGCAACACGAGAACGCGGCGGTCTAGGATCGGCGGGTGGCTTCGCTCGAGACCGCGAGCCCGGCGTTGCGGGTCCTGCGCCGGGTGTTCGGGTACGACTCCTTCCGCGGCGAGCAGGAGGCGATCGTCGAGCACGTCGCCGCAGGTGGCGACGCGCTCGTGCTGATGCCGACCGGTGGCGGCAAGTCCCTGTGCTACCAGATCCCGGCGTTGGTCCGGCCTGGCGTCGGCATCGTCATCTCGCCGTTGATCGCGTTGATGCAGGACCAGGTGGACGCGCTGAACGCGCTCGGGGTGCGCGCGGGGTTCCTGAACTCCTCGCAGGACTTCGAGGAACGCAGGCTCACCGAGGCGATGTACCAGGCAGGCGAGCTCGACCTGCTGTACCTCGCGCCGGAACGGCTGCGCGTGCCCGCGACGCTCGAACTGCTCGACCGCGGCAAGATCGCCCTGTTCGCGATCGACGAGGCGCACTGCGTGGCGCAGTGGGGGCACGACTTCCGCCCCGACTACCTCGGCCTGTCCGACCTGCACGAGCGCTGGCCGAACGTGCCCAGGATCGCGCTGACCGCG
This window contains:
- a CDS encoding aminotransferase class I/II-fold pyridoxal phosphate-dependent enzyme — encoded protein: MNAPEAWRHLEPKIEAVGQRIRQLEWDSSRRNNFVPYTADGNTPYVMLDGERLLMMSGYGYIGLNGDTRVVAAAKAAIDEYGTGTPGVRALAGTIPLHEELEEEVAHFLGRESALVFSSGYAGNVGTIGALCGPGDTIFLDKLDHASIVDGAQLTGATLTRFRHNDPGHLDRRLAAAEPGGTRLVIVDSVYSMDGDIAPLPELREVCDRHGALLMVDEAHALGVIGATGRGIEEHFEYKVRADIKVGTLSKAVPANGGWIVGSKPFMDYVKRFARPFLFSAALAPAQVGAALESLRILDREPERVTYAQRESARFRDIVKQAGFNTADSETAVVPLIVGSDQNAWDYASALRKAGVIGLPVISPAVPPGLARLRIAITAAHSRADIDFAIDAFVSAARQTGLLS
- a CDS encoding sensor histidine kinase, with protein sequence MSSYRRWAEDGGVALAVAALLIALIETSPTHVSVTTYTLALSSSLAITLRRRFPVTVLLFCLTCTVNVYIIDRPDIPIELPLLCALFSAMRYGHRLIGITSGAGYLLSMVVMNVFILPGHPAREEIQDRIMLLGWFVAAMILGEAARLREKRAAEQVRNQEETMRRQAGEERLRIARELHDSLTHSISVIKLHAGVAVHLARKRGEEVPESLLAIQEASGDAVRELRATLGVLRGTPDDNGLDRLTDLIERARGTGLPVRLTITGRQRRLPTEIDRAAYRIVQEALTNVTRHAEADSVDVQLDFDPRLLTVQVDDDGKATPAALPVPGVGLIGMRERITALGGSMSARPRENGGFRVRAELPVP
- a CDS encoding beta-ketoacyl-[acyl-carrier-protein] synthase family protein, yielding MIAITGLGVVSPAGSTVDDFWTTVLAGKSVAAPLDVQDAAENDLPRFGCAVRGIEDLNLVTAKEARRMDPFAWYGVSAGLTAFADAGSPTPDPGRTAVVVGNAVGGRRTTDKDARNYYLFGPQRVNPLLPLVSMPNAAAATLAMKLGWRGPAMTIATTCAAGVDAIGQAVLMLRTNRADVVLAGGAESTVSPLTLAAFGKLNAVSNRHDAPGKASRPFDKDRDGFVMGEGAGFVVLERLEDAKARGARIHGIVAGYGCTADAYHLSMPLPDGASAVAAMTQAITDAGLQASDIVHVNAHGTSTPLNDRAEANALQKVFGPGGPPVTSTKGVIGHLIGAAGAVEAIATVLTLQNATVPPTANHEELEPGMEIDVVHGSPRPITPGPALSNSFGFGGHNACLVVTPP
- a CDS encoding response regulator codes for the protein MIRVLLVDDQALIRAGFQALLSAEDDITVVADASDGAQGVSLARQHRPDVVLLDVQMPVMDGIEATRQIASDPALADVHVVMVTNYGFDEYVFNALRAGASGFLVKDTEPADLIAAVRVAARGEALLSPGITRRLISEFVSRAPLPGPVVGLDQLTNREKEVMTLVAKGLTNEEIANQMVISPATAKTHVSRAMVKLRARDRAQLVVFAYESGLVRVT
- a CDS encoding MarR family winged helix-turn-helix transcriptional regulator, translating into MTGVRDGYPFDMPPEASAAAVAQAWRRELPGVSAGSIEIITPLWQVAKLLADERMRTLRRLRVEPATLDLLSTLRRAGDPYTLTTRQIAERTFVTAGAVSQRVARAEDAGLVTRSKSTASRRAVAVTLTPAGHELIESTVRELLEHEETLVAVLTRQQRTDLATALGDLVNGLRQVTLTRPDS
- a CDS encoding multicopper oxidase family protein, yielding MRSWREVAEGISRAAGRRGGAGNNGLLRSRRPLPQPFAVPLPIPLAARPTKVDGDVEYYTLVQRTADAEILPGARTRIWGYDGMFPGPTFPLRRGSKAVVEVRNELGVPASTHLHGGVTPPESDGYPTDLVKPAAAKTYTYPMSQRAATLWYHDHRMDHTAPQVWRGLAGMCLVGAAEEDRLDLPRDKYDVPLLLTDRAFDEDGSFLYPALDSGPGVEKDYVNGVLGDVVLVNGAPWPVLDVDATRYRLRIVNGSNARRYELALDPGGDLVQIGSDAGLLGEPYAHGSLLSRPANGSTCSWTSPRIRSARGSR
- a CDS encoding SDR family NAD(P)-dependent oxidoreductase; the encoded protein is MTRIVVVTGGSKGIGRAVAERFAKAGDDVVITGRDETALADAARELGVRAVRGDVTSPGDIRALAEQVGERVDVLVNMAGGNTDFRRPATGPALEEIAAAWQANLDANLLGTVFTTTALLPAISNGGAIVNVGSIAAEYAGHAYGAAKAAVQAWTAGLSAEVGPRGVTANTVSPGYIAETEFFNGQLSDDRITQLIDATHDKRAGVPDDVAATVEFLASPGARHITGQIIHVNGGAYTTR